In Candidatus Poribacteria bacterium, the DNA window TGTAGCCGCCAAGCGGCAGACCGGCGAACCGCTTCAGCTCGGGTATGGTCAGAACCTCATGCGTCCTCTCATAGTGCCCGAACGCGACCGCCCTCTCGTATATCTCCCTGTCGTCGGTGATCAGTATCCCCCCTTCCCCTGCGATCAGGGATTTGCCGGACATAAGCGAAAAGGCGGCCACGTGCCCGATCGTGCCGACCAGCCTTCCCTTGTAGAGTCCGCCGTGGGCATGGGAACAGTCCTCTATGACCTTGATGCCGTGTCTTTCGGCTACCTCCATTATGGGGTCCATGTCGGTTGGATAACCGCAGTAGTGGACTACGACTATAGCCTTGGTCCCGTCGGTTATCCTCCTCTCCACGTCCTTGGGGTCGAGAGTTAGAGTGTTGGGATCGACCTCGGCAAAGACAATCGTGGCGCCGAGCGACAGCGCCGGCAGAGCGGAAGCCCAGTATGTGAGGCTCTGGCAGATTATCTCGTCGCCGACTCCGACCCCGCATCCGAACATGGCCGCATGAAGTGCGGCTGTGCCGTTGTTGTGGGCAAGGGCATACTTCACCCCATGCCACTTGGCGAACTCCTCCTCGAACTTCCTGGTCACATCGGTCCCGGACATCTTCCCCGCCCGCAACACCTCAAGCGCTGCCTCCTCGTCCTCCTTTGTTATGATGGGCCATGAGAAGATGTCTCCCGGGTCGGTCTGGACGGCTTTCGGTCCGCCTTTTATCGCCAGCTTGCTCATCTTCCTCTTCCTCCTTTCTTTCGGCCTCACATATAAGATTAGCCCATCGAGGGGGGATTTGTCAAGATATTTTGTAAAGTAGATCTTAAACTAACTTTCACTCACAACAGCAGCCTTTGACCTGTGTCCATCTCAAGTGCGCGTCGTTTGTACTCGTAGTCAAATCGCTCAGGCTGCCCCGGCTTGGATGGCAGAGGCTTGCGAGTCATGGCTTGAGCCCTTTTTTCAACACCTGGCGCACGGTCTCATGCGAGATGCCCTCTATCACTTTCAGCTCCACTAACCTGTCGGCTAACAGTTGCAGGGTCCAGCACTTGCGACCCTCAGGCGGTTCACCTCTGGCTAAGGTTTCCAGGATAGCTTCTCCTCTCCCATCCAGTTTCTTACGAGCTCCAGGGCGTGGGTCTTCATTGAGGGACCAAGGCACATGGCATGACCTTGATGATGCAGGATCTGATTTTACCTCCGGCGACGCGATTTGGAGGTTAAATCGGGATCAGATCGCCATGCGCTTCGAGAAGCTCATCCAGGATCCTCCTGGCCGCCTGAGGGGTCGGCACCAACGGGTCCGCCATCATTGCCTGAAGGGCGAGCTTATAGCTTCTCTTTGCGGCCGCTTCGGCGATCAACTCCTGCTCGTAGATACGAGGCGCTATGAGCGAGGCTATGCCCTCGGGGATCTCTCCCACCGATACCCCCTTAACGCCGAACCAGCCGACAACGGCCGGAACCTCAACCACTCCGATCTCCGGCAGGTTCCCTATCAACCCTGCATTGGGGAGATTGACGGCATCGAAAAGCCGAGGCGAGCCCTCTACCATCGAGGCTATTATCTCGATCGCCTCCTCGCCGGAGGGACGGAGGTATTTATCCAGCGGGAACGGCTCCGACTCTGCATCCCTTCTCACCTCCTCCCAGTACTCCCTGCTCTGACCGTAGGGTTTCATGGGCGTGAATCCATATCTTCGTATCATATCCCCCGACGTGAGATAATGTGGTAGGAACTCAACTATGTGTCTGTCCCCCGGCACCGGTATGGCGTCGTATATCTCGAAAAGCTCGAATGTCACTCGCATCCAGTCCGGGGTTCCCTCAGAACGGATCTTCTCCCTGAGCATATCAAACCCGTTATCCCCATTCACCATGAACCTCAGTATCCAATTGAAATGGTTTATTCCGGCGGCGAAGACACTGGTCCGTTCTACAGGCACGCTCAGAAATTGAGCCAGAGCTCCCTGTGTGCCCCTGAGGCCGTGGCATAGCCCTATGGTTTTGATCCTGCTCCCCTTGATGGCCGCCATACAGACCGGTGTGAGGGGGTTGGAGTAGTTTATGAGCCAGGCCTCCGGACAGAGCTCCTCCATATCGCGGCATATGGCGAGCGTATGAGGGATAACCCTTAGGGCCCGGGATATCCCCCCTGGCCCCATCGTATCGCCGACCGTTTGGAGTACTCCGTGTTTCAGAGGTATCTCTATGTCCTTTTCCCATGCCTCTTTGCCTCCGATGGCGATCGTCTGGATGACGAAATTCGCTCCCGGCAGCAGATCTCTCCTCTCGGTTGAGCTTTCGATCTCGATCTCCGAGTTGCTGTGCTCGGCCATCCTGTGGGCCAAGGCGGATATCAGCTCCAGCGCCTCCTCATCTATGTCGCACAGACCGACCGTGAATCCCCTGAGCTTTTCGTTGAGTATGATGTCCGATATCAGTCCTCTTGAGAATACGATGCTTCCGGCACCTATAATGACTATCTTACCCGACATGTTGTCCACCTCAACTATTAGATTTCAGATATTTCAAAGGGCTTTCCAAGATGTAATACCCGGATTCCTTTGCAAACTGCTGAACCAACCAGACATGGCCAGCCCCAATAATCAACAGGATACGATCGCCCGGCTCCGTGATCCAGGTCAGATTTACGAAGATCTTGAGATTCCTGCCGTACCAGTATTGAACCCAATCCGCTCCAGGATACAGGTCATCTTTCCCAAATTCGGGCATATGATAGCTGCCTAGGATCATAAATCTAGGTTTTCTAACCATGATCTTCCCCCTATCTGTTTCTGTTTATCCCTGTCTCACATCTGAAGTTACCTCAGAAGCACGGCCGGTTTGAGCGACCATGCGAGCAGTTGTGTAAGTCGCCGGACCATAGGTTCTAACCATATCTGCCGGGATGAAGCGCGGGCATCTTCACCGCCCCTACGCTCTTGCCATACCGCTTACTTAATTCCCTATAGCTCTCACCGCTTAACCGACCCCACAGCATCCCTCTATCATCCTCACACAATCCCTCCATCGCATCATAAAATATCTCCTCCGCTTCCCTCCTCAAAAGCTCATCCTCAAATGACCTCTCATCCGGTATCTCCTCTTCCAGCTCCTCTATCGAGATGACCTGGAGATCCCTTCTCCTTCTGAGCGACCATCTTCCTGGCTGGGATCGTTTCGGGATACCGGTAGGATTAAAGGCGATATCATCGGTCCTGCATTGGAGGAAGGGGAATGGGAGATCATGACCGATGAGGCTCCTTCCGGACACTCACATTTTCATCTGGGGCCTTATAGGAACCTGAACGGTTAAGTTCTCGAGTGGCTGAGGCGGGCGAGTAACGTATAAGGTGCTTTTCCCCATCGCTGCTCGCCCTGTCTCTGACATCCTCCCACGGCTAAAGCACGTGGGGTTCCCACAGGGAACTTTAAAGGTTGGGGGTTAACTATACTCCGTCGAAGTATAGTCCTTTACCCCATCGGGCCGGGAACCGGCGTTCCCAGTCTGGCCATTAGGCCGGGCGGTATCAGGCCCCCCTTGCCGCAAGAGACATGCTCCTACGGCAGCGATGTTAATAGCTGCATTGCGGTCCGCTGCATACTTTCATCCCACCCTTAAAAGGATGGGCTTTCCCGGCGGCTCTCGTAACGGTGAGGATTAAGCCTCCTCGGCCTCCTTCTCCAGCTCCTCCTTGGTCTTTTTAAACGTCTCCTTCCCCGCCTCGACGGCGGCCTTGACGGTGGTCTTGATCTCGTCGACCGCCTCCTCTAAGGTCTCCTTGGCGGTCTCTACCTTGTTGATCGCCTTCTCCTTAACGTCGAGGGTCGTCTCTTTGATCTTTCTACGCGTCTCCCCGCCGGAAGATGGGGCGAACAGCAGGGTTAATCCTGCCCCGATCAGTCCGCCGGCGATAAATGCGATGAATATCGCCGTGCCACATCCCTTTCCCTCATCCATATCATTCACCTCCACCTTTCCTTTTTGCCCTTATTTTGGAGATCTCCTCTGCCACGACCGATCCGCCGGCCTTCAACGCCCTCCAGAAGCTGATGATCTCCACGGCCGGTTCGAACAGCTTATCCCTGTAGAACTTGGCTTTATCTATCGTTTCGTCCGAGAACTGGGCGGCCTTTTCGGCGGTCATCTCGATCCTGCTGACAACCTCCCCAATCCGTTCCGTCATCTGTCTGAGGTTCCCCGCCATGGGCTCCACCTGAGCCGATATAGCTGAGATGGTCTCGTCGACGTTTTTAATGGTCTCCTCGACCTTCGGTATCTCCCCCTTGATCTCCTCAACGGTCTGCCGCACGGAATCGATCGTGTTTTTTATCCTGGGCAACAGGGCCAAGGTGAGATAGAGCACAAGCCCTATTAGCGCCAAGAGGCACAGTATAGCGCATACTATCAGGATACCGATTAGCATCTCACTCTCCCAAATCCTTTTAGCTCTCAGCTATTAGCTACCAGCTTTAACTGAATGCTGATAGCTGCCGATCGCTCTTTAATATTATTTCGGCTCAATCGCCGGATCTGATAAGCCTGCGCAGGATCTGCGGCGCGGCCTCCAGGGCCTGGGTGAGCTTCGAGGGGTCTCTCCCTCCCGCCTGCGCCATCTCGGGCCTGCCTCCACCGCCGCCGCCGGTTATCTTGGCTACCTCCCTGACGATATCACCGGCTTTGATGCCTCTCCTCACCAGATCAGGGGTGACCCCGGCGACGAAGACGACCTTCCCGCCCAGGTCTGATCCCAGCACCGTCACGACCGATCCCATCCGGTTCTTGATCTCGTCCACCATGCTCCTCAGCCTCTCAACGGGCACCCCGGAGAAAGCGTGTGTGACCAATTTGACCCCTTCTATCTCCTGGACTGAGCCGAGAAGCTCACTCACCTGGGAGGAAGCCATTTTCGACTCCAGCCGCGATATCTCCTTGCGCAGTTCCCTGGTCTCCTCCAGCAGCCTTTCAACCCTCCCGACCACCTCCTCGCGTTTGACTTTCAGGAGTTCAGCTAATCTGCCGAGCTGGAGATCGATCTCCCGTTGCAGCAGATACGCCTTTTCGCCTACGACGGCCTCGATGCGTCTGATTCCGGCGGCGATGCTTCCCTCGGAGACGATTTTAAAGAGCCCTATCTGTCCTGTCCGTCTGAGGTGGGTTCCGCCGCAGAGTTCTGAGCTTATGTTCCCTATGGTTATAACCCTGACCATCTCCCCGTATTTCTCGCCGAACAAGGCTATAGCGCCTTTCTCCCTCGCCTCCTCCAACCTCATCACACTGGCGTTCACCGGCATATCCTGCATTATCCATCGGTTGACCGTCCTTTCGATCTCGAAGAGCTCCTCCTGGGATAGAGCTTCGTAATGCGAGAAGTCGAACCTCAACCTTCCGGGCTCGACGAGCGATCCAGACTGCCTCGCGTGCTCGCCTAGAACCTTACGCAGGGCGGCATGCAGTAGATGAGTGGCGGTGTGAGCCCTGGCGGTCTCCAAACGATCCCACTCGTTAACCTGTGCCTTAACCTCATCTCCGGCCAAGAGTTCGCCTTCGAGAATTCTGCATCTATGAACGATGAGATCAGGCGACGGCCTGAAGGCATCGATCACCTCGATGACGGCCCTCTCGGAGATCATTCTTCCCTTATCGCCCACCTGTCCTCCTGCCTCGCCGTAGAACGGGGTTCTATCGAGGACGACCTCCACCTCCTTACCCCTGGAAGCTGAGGAGATCATCTCGCCTGAACGTATAAGCGCCACGACTTTTGCCGTCGCGTTGAGGGTTTCATACCCGATGAACTGTGTTGGGCCGAACTCCTTGAGCACGTCGGCGTAAACTGAAGCCTTTGTGTAATCCACATCCCCCCGCCATGACGCGCGTCCTCTCTCCCTCTGTTCGTCCATCGCCCTTCTAAAGCCCATCTCGTCCACCACAAAACCCCTTTCACGCGCTATGAGCTGTGTCAGATCCAGGGGGAAACCATAGGTGTCATATAACTCAAACGCCTTCCTGCCCGGTATGACCTTTCCGCCTTCAGCTTTAAGCCTCTCCAGCTCCTCCTCCAGGATCTCCAACCCTCTGTCCAGGGTTCTGTGGAACCTCTCCTCCTCGGATTTGATGATCCTCTCTATAAACTCCCTTCGTTCCCGTACCTCGGGATAGGCATCACCCATGATGAGTTGAATCGGCTCGACCAATCTCCATATGAAGGGTTTATCCATACCGATCCTCTTGCCGTAGAGGATAGCACGTCGGATGATCCGTCTGATCACGTATCCTCGCCCTTCGTTGGACGGCATGACCCCATCGGCGATGGCGAAGGCCGCGCATCTGGAGTGATCAGCCAGAACGCGATGCGGCGTGCCCCGGCTGTCGCTGTGATACTCATATCCGCTCAATTCACAGATCATCTCCACGATCGGCATGAAGAGATCGGTGAGATAATCATCCCGTCTATCCTGCAACACGGCAACAATCCTTTCGAGCCCCATTCCCGTGTCCACGTGCCTTTCAGGCAGCGGTTCGAGTTCGCCCCTCTCGTTTCGATTATACTGCATGAAGACGAGGTTCCAAAGCTCAACGAATCTTGGACATCCGGTATTGACACCGCACACGTGGTCTGGATCGTCATTCTGACAGGCGTCAGGGCCGAGATCTATGTGGATCTCGGAGCACGGCCCGCAGGGACCCGTCTCACCCATCTCCCAGAAGTTATCCTCTGCCCCGAACCTGAGCACCCTGCCTTTCAGGATATCGGTCTCCTGATACCAGTATTCCTCCGATTCATCATCCTCCTCATAGACAGTTGCCCAGAGCTTCTCCTTGGGTATCTTCCACACCTCCGTCAACAGCTCCCACGCGAACTGGATCGCCTCCCTCTTGTAGTAATCCCCGAAGGACCAGTTGCCGAGCATCTCAAAGAAGGTGTGATGATAGGTGTCATGTCCCACTTGTTCCAGATCGTTATGCTTCCCGCTGACGCGGATGCACTTCTGCGAGTTCGCGGCTCGCCTGTAGCTCCGTTTCCCCGTGCCGAGGAAGACATCCTTAAACTGATTCATCCCCGCGTTTGTGAAAAGCAGAGTCGGATCGTTTGCCGGTATGAGCGAGTCGCTCGGGACGATCGTATGTCCTTTTGATCTGAAAAAATCAAGGAAGCTCGATCTGACCTCGTTTCCCTTCATTCCTCCTCTTCCTCCAGGACCTCATCGATGACTTTTTTCACCAGCTCAAGCTCAAAGCCACGTCTTGTCAGGAAGCCGTAAAGCCTTCTCCTGGCCACGACCTTATTGAGTTTGGAATAATGCTTTCTCGCCTGAGCCCTGGCGGCTTTGAGAGCAGCCTGATATTCGGTGGACTCATCTATCTCATCCAGGACCCTATCGACTGTGGATTTGTCTATCCCCCTTCTGAGCAGCTCGGCCTTGAGAAGCGATCTCCCCCTCGGATTGTTTCTGAGCCTGGACGAGACCCAGTTTCGGGCATATCGTTCATCCCTGATATAACCCATTCTTTTGAGGGCATCGATCGTCGTGTTGATGGCCTCGGTGGAGAACCCTTTGCTCGCCAGCTTTCTGGTCATCTGGCGGGCCGTGTAATCCCGGCAGACGAGGAGATCGAAGGCATAATTCTTCGCCCTGTGCAACTCGTCCTCACGTGCCACCTCACGAATGGCATCGGCATCTATCTCCACCCCCACTCGCAACCCATGTTTAACCATGAGGTTCTCGTCCAGATTGAACCGGCTGCCGTCCTCCAGGGTGATCATCCAGCGTGATCTATGCCTTGGGTCGGGCTTGATCTCGACGATCTTGATACCCATAGCAAAGGATATAATATAAGAACTGAGCGGAAAAGTCAAGCGTATTCCCATGAGGAGACAGGGGACGGTCTCATAGCGGACACCTACCGATCGCCTTTCCCTTTTAATTTCGCCTTGGTCGATTGTAGGAGCGAGTAAAATCTTCTCAGATCAGGCTCGATTCTCTCCCATACCCTCTTTTTGGCCGGCGAGAAGACCTTATGATAGATCTCGAAATCAAATCTCACCGCCCCCCATTCCTCTTTGAAGGCCACCAGTCCTCGGTTTTCGGGAGGCGACGCGCCGAAATCGACCCACTCGTATCCGTTCTGGCAGCCCCACTTTATCACCTCGTTGAAGATCAGGTTGTTGGGCCTATAGGATCTGAACTCACGCAATGAGGCTCCACACCAGAGCGTTATGGTCTTGCCGAAGGTCAGAAAGAGCAATCCGGCGATGACCTTCCCCTCCACCTCGGCGACGATCAGATCGCCTATCGGGCTGGTCTGGACGTATCTGAGCAGCTCATATGGCTTGGGTGGACTTCTGAATCGAAGCATCGCCTTCAGATATATCCTATAGAACTCCCTTAATTTATCTTCGGATTTCGTCCTAGACCACCTTACGCTGAGCCTGTTCGCCTTTCTAACGGCGGTTCTAACCCTAGGGTTATATGATCTCCATATCCTCTCGAAATCGGGATCAAGCCTGAGGAGATGTGTGAATTTCCCCTCCGATTGATCCGCCCACCTCTGAAGTTCCGTCCTTAAGCTTTCAAGAGAAAGCGGCGGTCTTGTGATGATAAGCTCATATGCCCCGTTTTGACGGGCGATCCGCTCCATCGCGGCGATCGAGGATCGGATCAGATCCGTATCTTCAAGCAGGTCTCCCCTCACCATCGGCCCGCCGAAGAGGTTCCATGGCATGGAGAGGGCCGATTTGAAGGTTGGAAACGGACGGAAGAGGAAGATCGGTATGGCGACAAGGTTTTCACCGTTACCCCTCATGAGGAAATAGTACGGTACCATGCCGACGAACCGTTCCGACAACGCGCATCGCCATGACCAGGAGTTGAAGGGCGTGGAATAGGGACACATCCGGACGAATCCATCCCACGTTTCCCTTTTCTCGATTTCAACCAGATCGTATCCTCTCATGGTCGATCAACCTTCTCATCGTAAAACCGAGTCCACCGCATATCAACGAGTATCCGATGATAATGCCGTGAAGGCTGAACCCCGATGCGATCGCTCTCCCGCTTTCCTCGCCGAGGCTGACGAGGGCCCAGCTCCACGGCGCCTCTACCGTCCCCAACCCGGCTATGCTTTGAATCGGGATGAGGTTGAGAAACCCGGTGAACGACAAAGCAAAGATGACCTTCAGCCATCCGAAGTTAAATTTCATCCCATCTACCAGATAACATTGGAGGAAAAGTCTGATCCCGAGGGCGACCGATGAGATCGGCGCTATCCCAAGCAGGATCTCGCGCGATCGAAACCGACCGATCTCCTCCAGTAGATCCGCTATCCTATCGAAAACCATCCTCGATGGCCATCTCCTATCCCTGAACCACATGGCCAGCTTAGCCCCCTTAACCCAAAGCAGGCCGAGCGATCCGAGAAGAAACAGAACGAAACCCAGGGGGATGATGAAGAGCGTCGCCAGGGAGGCAGCCTCCTCAAGTTCACCCACGAAATAGAACCCCAAAGCCAACAGGAGCATCAAATTCAGCGATGCGTCCACCACGCTGCCGATGAGTAGTGATGAGAGACCTCTTGTAAGCTTGATTCCATTTCCGGCTTTGACCATGTAGAGATAGGATAGGTCGCCCGCTCTCATCGGCAACAGATTCGACCAGAAACTGTAGAGCAACATCACGGGGAAGAGCCTCGCCGGCGAGATCTCCCTCTTCAATAACAGGCTGAACCTGATCGCCTTAACCATATTAAGGGTGAGATAGATCAGAAGGCCGAAGAAAGCAGTGGTCAGGGAAAGTGACCTGAAGGCTCTCGCGATCTCCCCGAATTGAACCTTCGATACCAAAAAGGCGGCTAGAGCTAAGGCTAATACCGCTGTCAGAAGCCTTAAAGGTTTTAC includes these proteins:
- a CDS encoding peptidoglycan bridge formation glycyltransferase FemA/FemB family protein — encoded protein: MRGYDLVEIEKRETWDGFVRMCPYSTPFNSWSWRCALSERFVGMVPYYFLMRGNGENLVAIPIFLFRPFPTFKSALSMPWNLFGGPMVRGDLLEDTDLIRSSIAAMERIARQNGAYELIITRPPLSLESLRTELQRWADQSEGKFTHLLRLDPDFERIWRSYNPRVRTAVRKANRLSVRWSRTKSEDKLREFYRIYLKAMLRFRSPPKPYELLRYVQTSPIGDLIVAEVEGKVIAGLLFLTFGKTITLWCGASLREFRSYRPNNLIFNEVIKWGCQNGYEWVDFGASPPENRGLVAFKEEWGAVRFDFEIYHKVFSPAKKRVWERIEPDLRRFYSLLQSTKAKLKGKGDR
- a CDS encoding flippase-like domain-containing protein, whose translation is MQVKPLRLLTAVLALALAAFLVSKVQFGEIARAFRSLSLTTAFFGLLIYLTLNMVKAIRFSLLLKREISPARLFPVMLLYSFWSNLLPMRAGDLSYLYMVKAGNGIKLTRGLSSLLIGSVVDASLNLMLLLALGFYFVGELEEAASLATLFIIPLGFVLFLLGSLGLLWVKGAKLAMWFRDRRWPSRMVFDRIADLLEEIGRFRSREILLGIAPISSVALGIRLFLQCYLVDGMKFNFGWLKVIFALSFTGFLNLIPIQSIAGLGTVEAPWSWALVSLGEESGRAIASGFSLHGIIIGYSLICGGLGFTMRRLIDHERIRSG
- the alaS gene encoding alanine--tRNA ligase, producing the protein MKGNEVRSSFLDFFRSKGHTIVPSDSLIPANDPTLLFTNAGMNQFKDVFLGTGKRSYRRAANSQKCIRVSGKHNDLEQVGHDTYHHTFFEMLGNWSFGDYYKREAIQFAWELLTEVWKIPKEKLWATVYEEDDESEEYWYQETDILKGRVLRFGAEDNFWEMGETGPCGPCSEIHIDLGPDACQNDDPDHVCGVNTGCPRFVELWNLVFMQYNRNERGELEPLPERHVDTGMGLERIVAVLQDRRDDYLTDLFMPIVEMICELSGYEYHSDSRGTPHRVLADHSRCAAFAIADGVMPSNEGRGYVIRRIIRRAILYGKRIGMDKPFIWRLVEPIQLIMGDAYPEVRERREFIERIIKSEEERFHRTLDRGLEILEEELERLKAEGGKVIPGRKAFELYDTYGFPLDLTQLIARERGFVVDEMGFRRAMDEQRERGRASWRGDVDYTKASVYADVLKEFGPTQFIGYETLNATAKVVALIRSGEMISSASRGKEVEVVLDRTPFYGEAGGQVGDKGRMISERAVIEVIDAFRPSPDLIVHRCRILEGELLAGDEVKAQVNEWDRLETARAHTATHLLHAALRKVLGEHARQSGSLVEPGRLRFDFSHYEALSQEELFEIERTVNRWIMQDMPVNASVMRLEEAREKGAIALFGEKYGEMVRVITIGNISSELCGGTHLRRTGQIGLFKIVSEGSIAAGIRRIEAVVGEKAYLLQREIDLQLGRLAELLKVKREEVVGRVERLLEETRELRKEISRLESKMASSQVSELLGSVQEIEGVKLVTHAFSGVPVERLRSMVDEIKNRMGSVVTVLGSDLGGKVVFVAGVTPDLVRRGIKAGDIVREVAKITGGGGGGRPEMAQAGGRDPSKLTQALEAAPQILRRLIRSGD
- a CDS encoding sigma-70 family RNA polymerase sigma factor, which codes for MSGRSLIGHDLPFPFLQCRTDDIAFNPTGIPKRSQPGRWSLRRRRDLQVISIEELEEEIPDERSFEDELLRREAEEIFYDAMEGLCEDDRGMLWGRLSGESYRELSKRYGKSVGAVKMPALHPGRYG
- a CDS encoding DegT/DnrJ/EryC1/StrS family aminotransferase, encoding MSKLAIKGGPKAVQTDPGDIFSWPIITKEDEEAALEVLRAGKMSGTDVTRKFEEEFAKWHGVKYALAHNNGTAALHAAMFGCGVGVGDEIICQSLTYWASALPALSLGATIVFAEVDPNTLTLDPKDVERRITDGTKAIVVVHYCGYPTDMDPIMEVAERHGIKVIEDCSHAHGGLYKGRLVGTIGHVAAFSLMSGKSLIAGEGGILITDDREIYERAVAFGHYERTHEVLTIPELKRFAGLPLGGYKYRMHQISSAVARVQLKYYRERMEEIQRAMNYFWDLLESVPGIRAHRPPKDSGSTMGGWYAPHGLYVPEELGGLSVERFCEAVRAEGVSSCNPGANFPLHLHPMLNEADVYGHGKPTRIANASRDVRQPKGSLPVTESLPSRIFSIPWFKKFYPKVIEEHALAFRKVAENADELLKDD
- a CDS encoding regulatory protein RecX produces the protein MGIKIVEIKPDPRHRSRWMITLEDGSRFNLDENLMVKHGLRVGVEIDADAIREVAREDELHRAKNYAFDLLVCRDYTARQMTRKLASKGFSTEAINTTIDALKRMGYIRDERYARNWVSSRLRNNPRGRSLLKAELLRRGIDKSTVDRVLDEIDESTEYQAALKAARAQARKHYSKLNKVVARRRLYGFLTRRGFELELVKKVIDEVLEEEEE
- a CDS encoding helix-turn-helix domain-containing protein; the protein is MPWSLNEDPRPGARKKLDGRGEAILETLARGEPPEGRKCWTLQLLADRLVELKVIEGISHETVRQVLKKGLKP
- a CDS encoding YtxH domain-containing protein, which produces MDEGKGCGTAIFIAFIAGGLIGAGLTLLFAPSSGGETRRKIKETTLDVKEKAINKVETAKETLEEAVDEIKTTVKAAVEAGKETFKKTKEELEKEAEEA
- a CDS encoding alpha-glucosidase/alpha-galactosidase — encoded protein: MSGKIVIIGAGSIVFSRGLISDIILNEKLRGFTVGLCDIDEEALELISALAHRMAEHSNSEIEIESSTERRDLLPGANFVIQTIAIGGKEAWEKDIEIPLKHGVLQTVGDTMGPGGISRALRVIPHTLAICRDMEELCPEAWLINYSNPLTPVCMAAIKGSRIKTIGLCHGLRGTQGALAQFLSVPVERTSVFAAGINHFNWILRFMVNGDNGFDMLREKIRSEGTPDWMRVTFELFEIYDAIPVPGDRHIVEFLPHYLTSGDMIRRYGFTPMKPYGQSREYWEEVRRDAESEPFPLDKYLRPSGEEAIEIIASMVEGSPRLFDAVNLPNAGLIGNLPEIGVVEVPAVVGWFGVKGVSVGEIPEGIASLIAPRIYEQELIAEAAAKRSYKLALQAMMADPLVPTPQAARRILDELLEAHGDLIPI